Within the Planctomycetota bacterium genome, the region GGCGTCGAGGATCGCGCTCGTGAAGCTGCCACCGGCCAGCGCGAGCGGGATGAGCAACTGGTCCGCGAGGTATCGGCCGACGGTTGGAGCCAGTTGCTCGACACGCATGGCATCGCTCGGCCAACGGGGCAGCCCTTTCCGAAGCTGAGCGAGTTCTCGCTCGGCGATGTCGAACGGTAGCGATCCGAGTAGCACCGTCGCTGACCGGCACTGGTAAGAGCCAACTCGCCCGACAGATCTATGGATTGAAGAAACGTTGCGGTCAGACCAAGGGGATGTTCGTGGACGTCAACTACGCCACCCTCGGTGGCGATACCGCCGGCTCGACACTCTTCGGCCACACACGCGGCGCCTTCACCGGTGCCGCCGCGCTCCGGACCAGCCTGCTCAAGACAGCTGACAAGGACGTGCTCTTCCTCGACG harbors:
- a CDS encoding RNA 3'-terminal phosphate cyclase, which translates into the protein MRVEQLAPTVGRYLADQLLIPLALAGGSFTSAILDAHAETNATVIRQMLGIAIDQVCDGKIVRFSCPEPWS
- a CDS encoding sigma 54-interacting transcriptional regulator, which produces MKKRCGQTKGMFVDVNYATLGGDTAGSTLFGHTRGAFTGAAALRTSLLKTADKDVLFLDETGVRTSI